In Candidatus Flexicrinis affinis, the following proteins share a genomic window:
- the glmS gene encoding glutamine--fructose-6-phosphate transaminase (isomerizing) yields MCGIVGYVGPRDAAPLILDGLQRLEYRGYDSAGLAVQNGHGVQVRRDVGKLTNLRVRVERDPVDGQIGIGHTRWATHGVPAERNAHPHVSMNGDFVLVHNGIVENYLVLKDELSAEGVTFASETDTEVIVHLIEKYAEVTGTDDEAQIVSAVRQAVSRLTGAHAIVVLPVRKPDVLIAVRIGNAGGVAVGLGEGENFIASDIPAILEHTRRMIYLEHRQMAVVRASGVSVLGLDGAPVDPQVHHIAFDAVSAAKGNFKHFMQKEIFEQGRAITDTLAGRVDRERGTVVLSDLPLTPERANAINRIVSVACGTSYYSALVGKFYLEKLARVAVEVEYGSEYRYRDPLLTPQTAVLAITQSGETVDTLAAMEHAKAANSTVWSIVNVIGSQAMRMADGYVAMNVGPEIGVASTKTFTASIVDQYLLAVTLGAARGTLSAEAQLEAIDDLAKLPDILGRTLALDDAIHALAGTLFEARDFLYLGRGIQYPIALEGALKLKEISYIHAEGYPAGEMKHGPIALIDQHLPVVAIALQDALYDKMISQIEQVKARGGRVIALATEGDTFIASKADDVLYLPPCPPMLSPVMTALPMQLLAYHIAVWRGTDVDQPRNLAKSVTVE; encoded by the coding sequence ATGTGTGGCATTGTGGGATATGTCGGCCCGCGCGACGCGGCGCCGCTGATCTTGGACGGATTGCAGCGGCTGGAATACCGCGGGTATGACAGCGCGGGCTTGGCGGTGCAGAATGGGCACGGCGTGCAGGTGCGGCGCGACGTCGGCAAGCTGACGAATCTGCGGGTGCGCGTGGAGCGCGACCCGGTAGACGGGCAGATCGGCATCGGGCACACGCGCTGGGCGACCCACGGCGTGCCGGCGGAGCGCAACGCGCATCCGCACGTGAGCATGAACGGCGATTTCGTGTTGGTGCACAACGGCATTGTCGAGAACTATCTGGTGCTGAAGGACGAGCTGAGCGCAGAAGGCGTGACGTTCGCCAGCGAGACCGACACTGAAGTGATCGTGCACTTGATCGAGAAGTACGCCGAGGTCACGGGCACGGACGACGAGGCGCAGATCGTGAGCGCGGTGCGGCAGGCGGTGTCGCGGTTGACCGGCGCACATGCGATCGTCGTGCTGCCTGTGCGCAAGCCCGACGTGCTGATCGCGGTGCGCATCGGCAATGCGGGCGGCGTTGCGGTCGGGTTGGGCGAGGGCGAGAATTTCATCGCCAGCGACATCCCGGCCATTCTGGAGCACACGCGCCGCATGATCTACCTCGAGCACCGGCAGATGGCGGTGGTGCGCGCGAGCGGTGTGTCGGTGCTTGGGCTGGACGGCGCGCCGGTCGATCCACAGGTGCATCACATCGCGTTCGACGCGGTGAGCGCGGCCAAGGGTAATTTCAAGCACTTCATGCAGAAAGAAATCTTCGAGCAGGGGCGGGCGATCACCGATACGCTGGCCGGGCGCGTCGATCGCGAGCGCGGGACGGTCGTGCTGAGTGATCTGCCGCTGACGCCGGAGCGCGCCAATGCGATCAACCGGATCGTCAGCGTGGCGTGCGGCACGAGCTACTACAGCGCGCTGGTCGGCAAGTTCTACCTCGAGAAGCTGGCGCGCGTGGCGGTCGAGGTCGAATACGGCAGCGAGTACCGCTACCGCGATCCGCTGCTGACGCCGCAGACCGCCGTGCTGGCGATCACCCAAAGCGGCGAGACGGTCGACACGCTGGCCGCGATGGAACACGCCAAAGCGGCTAATTCCACGGTGTGGAGCATCGTCAATGTGATCGGCTCGCAGGCGATGCGCATGGCCGACGGCTATGTGGCGATGAATGTCGGGCCGGAGATCGGCGTGGCGTCGACCAAGACGTTCACGGCCAGCATCGTCGATCAGTACCTGCTGGCGGTGACGCTCGGCGCGGCGCGCGGCACGCTCAGCGCCGAGGCGCAGTTGGAGGCCATCGACGACCTCGCCAAGCTGCCCGACATCCTCGGCCGGACGCTGGCGCTGGATGACGCGATTCACGCACTGGCCGGCACGCTGTTCGAAGCGCGCGACTTCCTGTACCTCGGCCGCGGCATCCAATACCCGATCGCGCTCGAAGGCGCGCTCAAGCTCAAGGAAATCAGCTACATCCACGCCGAGGGCTACCCCGCCGGCGAGATGAAGCACGGGCCGATCGCGCTGATCGACCAACACCTGCCGGTGGTGGCCATCGCCTTGCAGGACGCGCTGTACGACAAGATGATCTCGCAGATCGAGCAGGTCAAGGCGCGCGGCGGGCGCGTGATCGCGCTGGCGACCGAAGGCGACACGTTCATCGCCAGCAAGGCCGATGACGTGCTGTATCTGCCACCGTGCCCGCCGATGCTCAGCCCGGTGATGACCGCGCTGCCGATGCAGCTTCTGGCGTAT
- a CDS encoding WD40 repeat domain-containing protein: MWVSRCDAALENGMKRRVIEYCVLGALTLLIVLPLHSFPASSVNHVANTVRWSSDGGIVVTSDSRGTISVIDVTQGTAIAAATIEGDSTIRVAANAEGTIVAAVSTRDRTLYLLESFPDGILREIDSDIIEGAGGPIVVEWSTATNDIIALALGIDGANPVNRWRVDNNTLIRSEPITFTGAYDLDASPDGRIAIADLRYVEVHDLAREMTAPLRFNAFGADVAWGPDDTQIAEVFYSVLNASEQDGTIRIIDLDSGTVRPVLQYREEGIGSLAWHPDGRHLFADLASGRVLVIDTQTGEIINTLSLPRRGGRWLMDVSPYGGRIVLGSSAPTGIEPAGGMPLSPGVEDIPGTPLLFVVPLPTLEALSGVLERCEIDSPTRAQIDTAATPDAIPAFIAQIEALPEGAIPPACKADLLAVARAVIEEGER, from the coding sequence ATGTGGGTATCGAGATGTGATGCGGCTTTGGAAAATGGCATGAAACGAAGAGTCATTGAATATTGTGTACTCGGTGCTCTGACCCTCCTGATTGTGCTGCCGTTGCACAGCTTCCCGGCTTCTTCGGTGAATCATGTCGCCAACACCGTCCGATGGTCATCTGACGGCGGCATTGTCGTTACTTCAGATAGCCGCGGGACGATCTCAGTGATCGATGTGACACAAGGAACAGCCATCGCTGCCGCTACAATCGAAGGGGACAGCACAATCAGGGTCGCTGCAAACGCGGAAGGCACCATTGTTGCGGCCGTTAGCACAAGAGATCGCACCCTCTATCTACTTGAATCCTTCCCAGACGGAATACTCCGAGAAATCGACTCCGACATAATTGAAGGTGCCGGTGGCCCAATCGTTGTCGAGTGGAGTACGGCAACAAACGATATCATCGCACTTGCACTTGGCATTGATGGAGCTAATCCGGTTAACCGTTGGCGCGTGGATAACAACACCTTGATTCGTAGCGAGCCAATCACCTTCACAGGGGCATACGATCTAGACGCTAGCCCTGACGGACGGATAGCAATTGCTGATCTCCGATATGTGGAGGTACACGACTTGGCCCGTGAAATGACTGCGCCGTTACGTTTCAATGCGTTTGGCGCGGATGTCGCGTGGGGTCCTGACGACACACAGATCGCCGAAGTGTTCTATTCCGTACTCAACGCCAGTGAACAAGACGGGACTATTCGCATCATTGACTTGGACTCAGGGACGGTGAGACCCGTTCTTCAGTACCGCGAAGAAGGGATTGGAAGCCTAGCGTGGCATCCTGACGGTCGGCATCTGTTTGCCGACTTGGCATCCGGCCGCGTTCTTGTCATCGACACCCAGACCGGCGAGATTATCAACACCCTGAGCCTTCCCCGACGAGGCGGGCGTTGGCTGATGGACGTCAGCCCATACGGTGGCCGGATTGTGCTCGGCAGCTCGGCTCCGACCGGGATCGAGCCGGCAGGCGGCATGCCCCTCTCACCCGGTGTCGAGGACATTCCCGGCACGCCGCTCCTGTTTGTCGTGCCCCTCCCAACGCTGGAGGCGCTTTCAGGTGTGCTGGAACGCTGCGAAATCGACTCCCCGACCCGCGCGCAGATCGACACGGCGGCGACGCCTGACGCCATCCCCGCCTTCATCGCGCAGATCGAGGCGCTGCCGGAGGGCGCGATCCCGCCGGCGTGCAAGGCCGATCTGCTGGCCGTGGCGCGCGCGGTGATTGAGGAAGGTGAAAGGTGA
- a CDS encoding cysteine synthase family protein: MVALAHHPTATPAAFRTVQRLESQIGNTPLLGFTRVTAHLPEDIHVYAKAEWANPGGSVKDRAALAIVRDAIDRGLLTGDKILLDSTSGNTGIAYAMLGAAKGFVVKLYLPANASPERVAILRAYGAELVLTDPLEGSDGAIRAARAELAAHPDRYYYADQYNNPANWQAHYHTTAPEIWHQTHGKVTHFVAGLGTSGTLMGTGRGLKDFNPAIQVVSMQPDSPMHGVEGWKHMATAIVPGIYDDGFADRDIAVSTEDSYEMARRLAREEGYLVGISAAAAMAGALRVAEELADRGEPGVVVTLFPDNAYKYLSEGFWTRK; encoded by the coding sequence ATGGTCGCCCTTGCGCACCACCCGACAGCCACCCCCGCCGCGTTCCGCACGGTGCAGCGGCTTGAATCGCAGATTGGCAACACGCCGCTGCTGGGCTTCACGCGTGTCACCGCGCATCTGCCCGAAGACATCCACGTGTACGCCAAGGCCGAATGGGCGAACCCCGGCGGCAGCGTAAAGGATCGCGCGGCGCTTGCCATCGTGCGCGACGCTATCGACCGCGGCCTGCTGACCGGCGACAAGATCCTGCTCGACAGCACCAGCGGCAACACCGGCATCGCCTACGCCATGCTCGGCGCGGCGAAAGGCTTCGTCGTCAAGCTGTATCTACCCGCCAACGCCAGCCCGGAGCGCGTGGCGATCCTGCGCGCCTACGGCGCCGAGCTGGTGCTGACCGATCCGCTGGAAGGGTCGGACGGGGCGATCCGCGCGGCCCGCGCCGAACTGGCTGCGCATCCCGACCGTTACTATTACGCCGATCAGTACAACAACCCCGCCAACTGGCAGGCGCATTATCACACCACCGCGCCGGAAATCTGGCACCAGACGCACGGCAAGGTCACGCACTTCGTGGCCGGACTCGGCACGTCCGGCACGCTGATGGGCACCGGGCGCGGCCTGAAGGACTTCAACCCGGCGATCCAAGTCGTCTCGATGCAGCCCGACAGCCCGATGCACGGCGTCGAGGGCTGGAAGCACATGGCGACGGCCATCGTCCCCGGCATCTACGACGACGGATTCGCCGACCGCGACATTGCCGTCAGCACCGAGGACAGCTACGAGATGGCGCGCCGCCTCGCCCGCGAGGAAGGCTATCTGGTCGGCATCAGTGCGGCGGCGGCGATGGCCGGGGCGCTGCGCGTGGCCGAGGAACTGGCCGATCGCGGCGAGCCGGGCGTGGTCGTGACGCTGTTCCCGGACAACGCGTACAAGTATCTGAGCGAAGGGTTCTGGACGCGTAAGTGA
- a CDS encoding cobalamin-independent methionine synthase II family protein codes for MPDALPIIPTHTIGSHAWPAWLFSALEAMQRGEYGPRDWLETQNDAVDLALRDQEDAGIDIVTDGEMRRIGFFTADFYSKFTGLKELPPQRKVGIPGHDQRESYEAVESLAAPHGMGLVEEYHYVRTRTAKPIKMPIPGPYTLAGRIKPGAVYKDRLEVAYALSALINAELKALVAEGVTLIQLDEPSYAVHATTPREFVDLFNQTVAGVNAKIGVHLCFGNFVGRPVAKRTYHPLFPYILDMNASQFALEFANRELSEIDLWQEFPNDKELAAGLVDVKNYYCEIAEDVAARIRTALKYVSADKLSVTPDCGFSQTARWAAQRKLKALAEGAAIVRREVAGG; via the coding sequence ATGCCGGACGCACTGCCCATTATACCGACCCACACCATTGGCTCGCACGCGTGGCCTGCGTGGTTGTTCAGCGCGCTGGAGGCGATGCAGCGCGGCGAATACGGCCCGCGTGATTGGCTCGAGACGCAGAACGATGCCGTCGACCTTGCGCTGCGCGATCAAGAGGACGCCGGGATCGACATCGTGACTGACGGCGAAATGCGCCGGATCGGCTTTTTCACTGCCGACTTCTACAGCAAGTTCACCGGCCTGAAGGAACTGCCGCCCCAGCGCAAGGTTGGCATCCCCGGTCATGACCAGCGCGAAAGCTACGAGGCGGTCGAATCGCTTGCCGCGCCGCACGGCATGGGGTTGGTCGAGGAATACCACTACGTGCGCACCCGCACCGCCAAGCCGATCAAGATGCCGATCCCCGGGCCGTACACGCTCGCTGGCCGGATCAAGCCGGGGGCGGTGTACAAGGATCGCCTCGAGGTCGCCTATGCGCTGTCGGCGTTGATCAACGCCGAGCTCAAGGCGCTGGTGGCCGAAGGCGTGACGCTGATCCAGCTCGATGAGCCGTCCTACGCCGTCCACGCCACCACCCCGCGCGAGTTTGTCGACCTGTTCAACCAGACCGTCGCCGGGGTGAACGCCAAGATCGGCGTGCACCTGTGCTTCGGCAACTTCGTGGGCCGGCCCGTCGCCAAGCGCACCTATCACCCGCTGTTCCCGTACATCCTCGACATGAACGCGAGCCAGTTCGCGCTCGAGTTCGCCAACCGCGAGCTGTCCGAGATCGACCTGTGGCAGGAATTCCCGAACGACAAGGAATTGGCCGCCGGTCTCGTGGACGTCAAGAACTACTACTGCGAGATAGCCGAGGACGTGGCCGCGCGCATCCGCACCGCGCTCAAGTACGTCAGTGCCGACAAGCTGAGCGTGACGCCGGACTGCGGATTCAGCCAGACCGCCCGCTGGGCCGCGCAGCGTAAGCTCAAGGCGCTGGCCGAAGGCGCCGCCATCGTCCGCCGCGAAGTGGCCGGCGGGTAG
- a CDS encoding MBL fold metallo-hydrolase: protein MIEPVLKGAALLRDIESAAPGPRELAMWWLGQSGFALKSAAGLVYADLYLSEHLTAKYANSPKPHVRMTTSPIRGHEITNARIVLASHKHSDHLDPGTLPGLFAASPQAKLVLPAALVEHAAGLGLERNRLLPMRGDDSIEVDGIQISALPAAHPEFEKSPDHGHAFLGFVIDLGHIRVYHSGDTVVYAGLRDRLIALSPHVALLPINGRAGGEGTPPNMNAFEAIALAREAKIPLVIPHHYDMFTFNTADPAKFSQLAEDAGQAAYVLRPGERFMWRV from the coding sequence ATGATCGAACCGGTCTTGAAAGGCGCGGCTCTGCTGCGCGACATCGAGTCGGCAGCGCCCGGCCCGCGCGAACTGGCGATGTGGTGGCTGGGCCAAAGCGGCTTCGCGCTCAAGTCCGCCGCGGGGCTGGTCTACGCCGATCTGTACTTATCCGAGCACCTTACCGCGAAGTACGCCAATTCGCCAAAACCACATGTCCGCATGACGACCTCGCCCATCCGCGGCCACGAGATCACCAACGCGCGGATCGTGCTGGCGAGTCACAAACACAGCGATCATCTCGATCCCGGCACGCTGCCCGGCCTGTTCGCCGCGTCGCCGCAGGCCAAGCTCGTGCTGCCCGCCGCGCTGGTCGAACACGCCGCCGGGCTGGGACTCGAGCGCAACCGCCTGCTGCCCATGCGCGGCGACGATTCGATCGAGGTCGACGGCATCCAGATCAGCGCCCTCCCTGCCGCGCATCCCGAGTTCGAGAAGTCGCCCGACCACGGTCACGCCTTCCTCGGCTTCGTCATCGACCTCGGCCACATTCGCGTGTATCACAGCGGCGACACCGTCGTCTACGCCGGCCTGCGCGATCGCTTGATCGCTCTCTCGCCGCACGTCGCCCTGCTGCCGATCAACGGGCGTGCCGGCGGCGAAGGCACCCCGCCCAACATGAACGCGTTCGAGGCCATCGCGCTCGCCCGCGAAGCCAAAATCCCGCTCGTCATCCCGCACCACTACGACATGTTCACGTTCAACACCGCCGACCCCGCCAAGTTCAGCCAGCTCGCCGAAGACGCCGGCCAGGCGGCCTACGTCCTGCGCCCCGGCGAACGTTTCATGTGGCGCGTATAG
- a CDS encoding HAD-IIA family hydrolase, whose protein sequence is MDGVLWRGDVALPGFADAFAWLDEAQVPYLLATNNSGKTAAQYQEKLARLGVPDIPADRILSSAVATAQWLGKRYPAGTTVFVVGMTGIREALDDSGFDVVDEGQPAELVVAGIDRDLTYAKARHAVHLINDGAAFFGTNADKTFPDADGLSPGAGSILALIETATGVTPTVIGKPHRAMFDAAIDALKADPTRILMVGDRLDTDIAGAQAVGMKTALVLSGVTTPDALATADVWPDVAYEDLAALVRAWAGDAWMTERIRARRRG, encoded by the coding sequence ATGGACGGCGTGCTGTGGCGCGGCGATGTCGCGTTGCCCGGCTTTGCCGACGCCTTCGCGTGGCTTGACGAAGCACAAGTGCCGTACCTGCTGGCGACCAACAACAGCGGCAAGACCGCCGCGCAGTATCAGGAAAAACTGGCGCGCTTGGGCGTGCCGGACATACCGGCCGACCGCATCCTGTCATCCGCCGTGGCGACGGCGCAGTGGCTCGGCAAGCGCTATCCCGCCGGAACCACAGTCTTCGTCGTCGGCATGACCGGCATCCGCGAAGCGCTTGACGACAGCGGTTTCGATGTCGTGGACGAGGGCCAACCGGCCGAGTTGGTCGTCGCCGGCATCGACCGCGACCTGACCTACGCCAAAGCCCGTCACGCCGTGCACCTCATCAACGACGGCGCCGCGTTCTTCGGCACCAATGCCGACAAGACGTTCCCCGATGCCGACGGCCTCAGCCCCGGCGCGGGCAGCATCCTCGCGCTCATCGAAACGGCCACCGGCGTCACCCCGACTGTGATCGGCAAGCCGCACCGCGCCATGTTCGACGCCGCCATCGACGCGCTCAAGGCCGACCCCACCCGTATCCTGATGGTGGGTGACCGTCTTGACACCGACATCGCCGGCGCGCAGGCGGTCGGCATGAAGACCGCGCTGGTCCTCAGCGGTGTGACCACGCCCGATGCCCTCGCCACCGCCGACGTGTGGCCCGATGTCGCCTACGAGGACCTCGCCGCGCTGGTTCGCGCGTGGGCCGGCGACGCGTGGATGACCGAACGCATCCGCGCCCGCCGCCGCGGGTAG
- a CDS encoding phosphoglucomutase/phosphomannomutase family protein, with product MIHFGTDGWRAVIADTFTFENVRHVTQALADTLLADAAGDTAPSAVVGYDTRFLSDRFAHEAARVLAANGLPVWLTRSDTPTPSVSYNVVAKGAAAGVVITASHNPPRYNGYKVKSNYGGSATDESCKRIEARLQTNLAAGVTPKAMDYDAAVESGIITRFDPNWTYFEHLGTLVDIDLISEAELNIVSDAMWGAGRGAFSGFLRRSRCAVTDIRSDLNPGFGGIHPEPILKHLTALVAAVKNRQADVGLATDGDADRIGAVDAFGSFIDPHHIFALTLRHLVEKRGQRGDVVKTVSTTTMIDRLCQQHGLTLHETPVGFNHIADLMIHNDVLIGGEESGGIGVRGHIPEGDGVLMGLLLLEVMAAARAPLHEIVADLQKQAGPALYGRIDARLTRTLPKAEMRDRLVQSAPTTLAGETVVKVDTLDGVKFKLADGGWLLVRPSGTEPVLRIYAEAPTTEAVNALLEAGSAMGHSIVNGE from the coding sequence ATGATCCATTTCGGAACCGACGGCTGGCGGGCCGTCATCGCCGACACTTTCACCTTCGAGAACGTGCGCCACGTCACACAGGCGTTGGCCGATACGCTGCTGGCCGACGCGGCGGGCGATACGGCGCCGTCGGCCGTCGTCGGCTACGATACGCGCTTTTTGAGCGACCGCTTCGCCCATGAGGCGGCGCGCGTGTTGGCGGCCAACGGACTGCCGGTCTGGCTCACCCGTTCCGATACGCCGACCCCGTCGGTCAGTTACAACGTCGTCGCGAAGGGCGCGGCGGCCGGGGTGGTCATCACCGCCAGCCACAATCCCCCCCGCTACAACGGCTACAAGGTCAAGTCGAACTACGGCGGCAGCGCCACCGACGAGTCGTGCAAGCGCATCGAGGCACGGTTGCAGACCAACCTCGCGGCAGGCGTGACGCCCAAGGCCATGGACTACGACGCGGCGGTTGAAAGCGGCATCATCACGCGCTTCGATCCGAACTGGACCTACTTCGAACATCTCGGCACGCTGGTCGACATCGATCTGATCAGCGAGGCCGAACTGAACATCGTGTCCGATGCCATGTGGGGCGCGGGACGGGGCGCGTTCAGCGGCTTCCTGCGCCGGTCGCGCTGTGCGGTCACTGATATTCGCTCCGATCTCAACCCGGGCTTCGGCGGCATCCACCCGGAGCCGATCCTTAAGCACCTGACGGCGTTGGTCGCGGCGGTCAAAAACCGGCAGGCCGATGTCGGCCTCGCGACCGACGGCGACGCCGACCGGATTGGGGCGGTTGACGCGTTCGGCAGCTTCATCGACCCGCACCACATCTTTGCGCTGACGTTGCGCCATCTGGTCGAAAAGCGCGGCCAGCGCGGCGATGTCGTCAAGACCGTCAGCACGACCACCATGATCGACCGGCTGTGCCAACAGCACGGCCTGACCTTGCACGAGACGCCGGTAGGCTTCAACCATATCGCCGACCTGATGATTCACAACGACGTGTTGATCGGCGGCGAGGAAAGCGGCGGAATCGGCGTGCGCGGGCACATCCCCGAAGGCGACGGCGTGCTGATGGGCTTGCTGCTGCTGGAAGTGATGGCGGCGGCGCGCGCCCCGCTGCACGAGATCGTCGCCGACTTGCAGAAGCAGGCTGGCCCCGCGTTGTACGGCCGAATCGACGCGCGCTTGACCCGCACGCTGCCCAAAGCCGAGATGCGCGACCGGCTCGTCCAGTCTGCGCCAACGACCCTTGCGGGCGAGACGGTCGTCAAGGTCGACACGCTTGACGGCGTCAAGTTCAAGCTGGCCGATGGCGGTTGGCTGCTTGTGCGCCCCAGCGGCACGGAGCCCGTCCTGCGCATCTACGCCGAAGCGCCGACGACTGAGGCGGTGAACGCCTTGTTGGAAGCCGGGAGCGCCATGGGCCACAGTATTGTCAACGGTGAGTAG
- a CDS encoding GNAT family N-acetyltransferase has product MIGLSIFSTVHEHYMAFLRYLAVHASARNRGLGRHLLNDALQTVRADGWAHAGYPYLGLVFEVERPGEAETDAERTIRERRIGWYVRNGARLYPNVDLTTPPVSPDQPPVSYHLMFRAAVPKRMVGRTLRRMMVESVLVHGYGAAPDSRYVQRAMAG; this is encoded by the coding sequence GTGATCGGCCTCTCAATCTTCTCCACCGTACACGAGCACTACATGGCGTTCTTGCGCTATCTCGCCGTGCACGCGTCGGCACGCAACCGCGGCCTTGGCCGGCACCTGCTGAACGACGCCCTACAGACCGTGCGCGCCGATGGCTGGGCGCACGCCGGCTACCCCTATCTCGGTCTGGTCTTCGAGGTCGAACGCCCGGGTGAGGCGGAGACCGACGCCGAGCGGACCATCCGTGAGCGGCGCATCGGGTGGTATGTGCGCAACGGCGCGCGCCTGTACCCCAATGTCGACCTCACGACCCCGCCCGTGTCGCCGGATCAGCCGCCTGTGTCGTATCACCTGATGTTCCGCGCAGCAGTGCCGAAGCGCATGGTCGGGCGCACGCTGCGCCGTATGATGGTCGAGAGCGTGCTCGTCCACGGCTACGGCGCCGCGCCGGACAGCCGCTATGTCCAGCGGGCGATGGCGGGGTGA
- a CDS encoding AraC family transcriptional regulator: protein MSESQQERRDAQRNDANREEICERIAHTLRSDGVIEPLPGLHIARVTTPLRKVHSILEPAFCVVAQGAKEIIQGSNRYVYDPFHYLLATTNLPAVSRVIEASKERPYLSLRIELPPAEVGSVMSESGHAIPSRSADLRAIDVSPLENNLLDTVLRLIRLIETPSEAPVLMPLITREIVYRLLVGAQGGRLRHLAVLGGYTTHIARAIQRLRADFDQTIRVEDLASELGMSVSGFHHHFKAVTAMSPLQFQKHLRLQEARRLMLSEDMDAASAAYRVGYSDASHFSREYKNLFGVPPMRDVNRLRETGGALTN from the coding sequence ATGAGTGAGAGCCAACAAGAACGGCGCGATGCGCAGAGGAACGACGCGAATCGCGAGGAGATCTGCGAACGAATCGCCCACACGCTGCGTTCGGACGGAGTCATCGAACCCCTGCCGGGGCTGCACATCGCCCGCGTGACGACACCGCTGAGGAAAGTTCACAGCATCTTGGAACCGGCATTCTGTGTGGTGGCACAGGGCGCCAAAGAGATCATTCAGGGCAGCAACCGGTATGTTTACGACCCGTTCCACTACCTGCTCGCCACGACGAACCTGCCGGCGGTCAGCCGCGTGATCGAGGCGTCCAAGGAGCGGCCCTACCTGAGCCTGCGGATCGAACTTCCGCCGGCTGAGGTCGGCTCGGTCATGTCGGAAAGCGGTCACGCCATCCCTTCGCGCAGCGCGGATCTGCGGGCGATCGATGTCAGTCCGCTGGAGAACAACTTGCTCGATACCGTGCTGCGGCTAATCCGGCTCATCGAGACCCCGTCCGAAGCGCCTGTCCTCATGCCGCTGATTACGCGCGAGATCGTCTATCGACTGCTGGTTGGAGCGCAGGGCGGACGTCTGCGCCACTTGGCGGTTTTAGGGGGCTATACGACACACATCGCCCGCGCGATTCAGCGCCTCCGGGCGGATTTCGACCAGACCATTCGCGTCGAAGACCTCGCCAGCGAATTAGGCATGAGCGTGTCAGGCTTCCACCATCACTTCAAGGCGGTCACCGCCATGAGCCCGCTGCAGTTCCAGAAGCATCTGCGCCTGCAAGAGGCGCGCCGCTTGATGCTGAGCGAAGACATGGATGCGGCCAGCGCGGCGTATCGCGTGGGGTACAGCGATGCCTCGCACTTCAGCCGCGAGTACAAGAACCTATTCGGTGTCCCGCCGATGCGCGACGTCAACCGCCTGCGCGAGACGGGTGGGGCACTCACGAATTGA
- a CDS encoding cupin domain-containing protein, translating to MDIQRNGTQPSAIGPAEWFTGTVRIDPLFHVHEPARTSAAYVTFEPGARTAWHTHPLGQSLVVTAGCGRVQRWGGPIEEIRPGDVVWIPPGETHWHGAAPTTAVTHIAIQESVDGSAADWMEHVSDAQYHG from the coding sequence ATGGACATTCAACGCAACGGCACCCAGCCCTCGGCGATCGGCCCCGCGGAGTGGTTCACCGGAACGGTGCGGATCGATCCATTGTTCCACGTGCACGAACCGGCGCGAACCAGCGCGGCTTACGTCACGTTCGAGCCCGGCGCGCGCACGGCATGGCACACGCACCCGCTCGGCCAATCGCTGGTCGTGACGGCCGGATGCGGGCGCGTCCAGCGTTGGGGCGGGCCGATCGAGGAAATCCGCCCCGGCGACGTGGTGTGGATCCCGCCCGGCGAGACGCACTGGCACGGCGCGGCCCCTACGACCGCCGTAACGCACATTGCCATTCAGGAAAGCGTCGACGGAAGTGCGGCCGACTGGATGGAACACGTCAGCGACGCGCAGTATCACGGGTAG